A single region of the Candidatus Omnitrophota bacterium genome encodes:
- a CDS encoding lipoate--protein ligase family protein: MWRLILDSARSGQENMALDEALWLSYKEEPAGPVLRFYQWSSSTLTLGRLQKLEDVNEEACRQYGVSALRRPTGGGEVLHERDLTFSLVLPVEGNALPKGILASYRFLHQALAAGLRNFGLETRIFEPETARRAKGGPEPCFTSWSRHDLVAEFGKVLGGAQRRGGGVLLHQGTLQLWPARIPVQELLSRKIDDAAPRVQRGPDLSEEEFKALPRVLAGSVADAFKVRMSLGEFRAVELQRAESLLRGKYTQREWCLCEGSEGVLK; this comes from the coding sequence ATGTGGCGACTCATCTTGGATTCAGCGCGAAGCGGACAGGAGAACATGGCCCTGGATGAGGCGTTGTGGCTGTCGTATAAGGAAGAGCCTGCCGGGCCTGTGTTGCGTTTCTATCAGTGGAGCTCCAGCACACTCACTTTGGGCCGTTTGCAAAAATTGGAGGACGTTAACGAGGAAGCCTGCAGGCAGTACGGAGTGAGTGCCTTGCGCCGGCCCACGGGCGGGGGCGAGGTGCTGCACGAGCGCGATCTGACCTTTTCCCTGGTCTTGCCCGTGGAGGGGAACGCCCTGCCCAAGGGCATCCTGGCTTCCTACCGGTTTTTGCATCAGGCCCTGGCCGCGGGGCTGCGGAATTTTGGTTTGGAGACGCGCATTTTTGAGCCCGAAACCGCCCGGCGCGCCAAGGGGGGGCCGGAGCCTTGCTTTACGAGTTGGTCGCGCCATGATTTAGTAGCTGAATTCGGAAAGGTGCTCGGCGGCGCCCAGCGGCGCGGCGGGGGAGTTCTCTTGCACCAGGGGACCTTGCAATTGTGGCCGGCGAGGATTCCGGTGCAGGAGCTGTTATCCAGGAAGATCGACGATGCTGCGCCGCGAGTGCAGCGCGGTCCGGATCTGAGTGAAGAGGAATTCAAAGCGTTGCCGCGCGTCCTTGCCGGTTCTGTCGCAGATGCGTTTAAAGTGCGAATGAGTTTGGGGGAGTTTCGTGCCGTGGAATTGCAGAGGGCCGAGAGCTTGCTGCGGGGAAAATATACCCAGAGAGAATGGTGTCTGTGCGAAGGATCTGAAGGAGTTTTGAAGTGA
- the sucC gene encoding ADP-forming succinate--CoA ligase subunit beta, which yields MNIHEFQAKKIFSEFGVPVPLGMVARAPEAAGKAYRSLGRGLCLVKAQVHAGGRGKAGGIKMVHSAEEAQSAAARLLGTRLVTPQTGAEGRPVRQVLIQKGSDIERELYVGITLDRAQGCPVMIASTEGGMEIEEVAARTPERIYKEPVDVNRGLEAFRARRLVFQLGLGDRLQEAVGILQGLARIFLECDASLLEVNPWAVTQDGKLLALDGKINFDESALGRHPKLAKLRDLYQELPAEAQAHKAGLSYVGLDGSVGCMVNGAGLAMATMDLIKLHGGWPANFLDVGGGATPEQVTEAFRIILKDKNVKAILVNIFGGIVKCDLIAQGILQATERVKPKVPLVVRLEGTNVEEGRRLLAESRLSIIPASDLNEAAKLAVDASGK from the coding sequence GTGAATATCCATGAATTTCAAGCCAAGAAAATATTTTCCGAGTTTGGCGTGCCGGTGCCTTTGGGTATGGTGGCGCGCGCCCCCGAGGCAGCGGGCAAGGCTTACCGGAGCTTGGGCCGGGGCCTTTGTTTGGTAAAGGCGCAGGTGCATGCCGGAGGCCGCGGTAAAGCAGGCGGGATCAAGATGGTGCATAGCGCTGAAGAGGCTCAGTCGGCAGCGGCTAGGCTTCTTGGCACGCGCCTGGTCACTCCTCAGACCGGCGCTGAGGGCCGGCCCGTCCGTCAGGTCTTGATTCAAAAAGGGAGTGATATCGAACGCGAGTTGTATGTGGGTATCACTTTGGATCGCGCGCAAGGATGTCCGGTGATGATAGCGAGCACCGAGGGCGGAATGGAAATTGAAGAAGTGGCTGCCAGGACACCGGAGAGGATCTATAAGGAACCGGTCGATGTGAACCGGGGGCTGGAAGCTTTTCGGGCGCGCCGTTTGGTGTTTCAGCTTGGATTAGGTGACCGCCTGCAAGAGGCCGTGGGTATTTTGCAGGGGTTGGCCCGCATATTCCTTGAATGTGATGCCAGTCTCCTAGAAGTCAATCCGTGGGCTGTGACACAGGACGGAAAGCTGTTGGCCTTGGACGGAAAGATCAACTTTGACGAAAGTGCCTTGGGCCGGCACCCCAAGCTGGCGAAGCTGCGGGACCTTTATCAGGAGCTTCCTGCCGAGGCTCAAGCACATAAGGCAGGACTGAGCTATGTTGGGCTGGACGGATCTGTGGGGTGTATGGTCAATGGCGCAGGACTTGCCATGGCCACCATGGACTTGATCAAGCTTCACGGAGGGTGGCCTGCCAATTTCCTGGATGTGGGCGGGGGCGCCACGCCTGAACAGGTGACCGAGGCCTTCCGCATTATTCTCAAAGACAAGAATGTGAAGGCCATCTTAGTCAATATTTTTGGCGGCATTGTAAAGTGCGATCTGATTGCCCAAGGAATTTTGCAGGCCACGGAGCGTGTCAAACCCAAGGTGCCTTTGGTGGTGCGGCTCGAAGGGACCAATGTAGAGGAAGGCCGGCGCTTGCTGGCGGAATCCCGGCTTTCCATTATCCCGGCCTCTGATTTAAATGAGGCGGCAAAGCTGGCAGTGGATGCATCCGGTAAATGA
- the sucD gene encoding succinate--CoA ligase subunit alpha, with protein MSILVNSETRLIVQGISGGAGRFHTRKMLEYGTQLVGGVVPGKGGAVIEGVPVFNTVSEAVDQTGANASVIYVPALWAADAILEAVDADLPLVVTITEGIPALDMARVKQRLRASRTRMVGPNCPGVITPGQCKIGIMPGYIHKPGRVGVISRSGTLTYEAVWQLSTRDIGQSTCVGIGGDPIVGSNFVDVLALFERDDETDVVVMIGEIGGSMEEEAAAFVRDHMSKPVVGFIAGQTAPKEKRMGHAGAVISGGKGTAADKIDALRAAGVVVCESPAGIGETVRDRSR; from the coding sequence ATGAGCATTTTAGTTAATAGCGAAACACGGTTAATCGTCCAGGGCATTAGCGGGGGCGCGGGACGGTTCCACACACGGAAAATGCTGGAGTACGGCACGCAGCTTGTGGGAGGCGTGGTTCCGGGCAAGGGCGGGGCCGTGATTGAGGGGGTGCCGGTTTTTAATACGGTGAGCGAAGCAGTGGATCAGACAGGGGCCAATGCTTCCGTCATTTATGTGCCGGCTCTGTGGGCTGCGGATGCGATTTTGGAAGCTGTGGACGCGGACCTGCCCTTAGTGGTGACTATTACGGAGGGAATCCCGGCCCTGGATATGGCGCGGGTGAAGCAGCGCCTTCGCGCGAGCCGAACGCGCATGGTGGGGCCCAATTGCCCGGGGGTAATCACTCCGGGGCAGTGCAAGATCGGAATTATGCCGGGCTATATCCACAAGCCCGGACGCGTAGGTGTGATTTCGCGAAGCGGCACGCTTACCTACGAAGCGGTCTGGCAACTTTCGACCCGGGATATCGGCCAATCCACTTGCGTGGGAATTGGCGGGGATCCGATTGTGGGGAGCAATTTTGTCGATGTGCTAGCCCTATTTGAGCGGGACGACGAAACGGATGTGGTGGTGATGATCGGCGAGATCGGAGGCAGCATGGAAGAGGAAGCCGCGGCCTTTGTGCGTGACCACATGTCCAAGCCCGTGGTGGGTTTTATTGCAGGCCAGACCGCGCCCAAGGAAAAGCGCATGGGGCACGCAGGCGCCGTGATTTCCGGGGGCAAGGGAACCGCCGCCGACAAAATCGACGCCCTGCGCGCGGCCGGGGTGGTGGTGTGTGAAAGCCCGGCCGGTATCGGAGAAACCGTCAGGGACAGGTCTCGCTAG
- a CDS encoding putative sulfate/molybdate transporter, giving the protein MKKREFFLVLPKQASHLTPLRLTRMEISGALADLGALLPLVLALVALNHVDVTRVFFLFGLAYLATGIYYRLPIPVQPLKVICIVAIATQATPAMISLAAFMHGLILLALVATGMIEKLARIMTRPLVVGIQMTVGLLLSFHAILILVPPVTAYRLGLPHFGGWNLYPVFHSTNMHLLVGVLAILWLWALQHNKHVPAAIAVLAAGLAAGFFLSTTRISADPGVVLQWWQSFSWATLVHVGWIMVFPQILLSLANTVYASSDAAHRVHGLAAERVSPRSFATSIGCFNTVIGLGGGVPVSHGASGVMSHYVFGARTAAAPVFMGFLFLFFSLGLGRERSLAVLSLLPMPVLGALLLFAGLAMLSFWKNLQTGSERAVALTVVGVAVLTQGLPWALLAGIFLDLILRKQDI; this is encoded by the coding sequence TTGAAGAAACGCGAATTCTTCCTGGTCCTGCCCAAACAAGCTTCCCACCTGACACCGTTGCGTCTGACGCGAATGGAGATTTCCGGGGCCTTGGCCGACCTGGGGGCCCTTCTGCCGCTTGTACTTGCCTTGGTTGCCCTTAATCACGTGGATGTGACGCGTGTCTTTTTCTTGTTTGGCTTGGCGTATTTGGCTACTGGGATTTATTACCGCCTTCCTATTCCGGTCCAGCCCTTAAAGGTGATTTGCATTGTGGCTATTGCTACGCAGGCCACGCCTGCCATGATTTCCCTGGCCGCCTTTATGCATGGGTTGATTCTGCTGGCCCTGGTGGCCACAGGCATGATCGAAAAACTGGCCAGGATCATGACACGTCCGTTGGTGGTGGGTATTCAGATGACCGTGGGGCTGTTGCTTAGCTTTCATGCGATTCTCATTCTGGTTCCGCCTGTGACTGCGTATCGTCTGGGCCTGCCGCATTTTGGCGGGTGGAATCTCTACCCCGTATTTCATTCCACGAACATGCATCTCTTGGTTGGGGTCTTGGCCATTCTCTGGTTGTGGGCTTTGCAGCATAATAAACATGTGCCTGCAGCCATTGCTGTGCTCGCAGCCGGGCTAGCGGCCGGGTTCTTTTTATCCACGACACGGATCAGTGCGGACCCTGGTGTAGTGTTGCAGTGGTGGCAGAGTTTTAGCTGGGCGACTTTGGTGCATGTGGGTTGGATCATGGTCTTTCCGCAAATTTTGCTCAGTTTGGCGAATACGGTCTATGCTTCCTCTGATGCGGCGCACCGGGTGCACGGGCTTGCGGCAGAGCGGGTGAGTCCGCGCTCCTTTGCCACAAGCATTGGGTGCTTTAATACCGTGATTGGTTTGGGAGGGGGAGTGCCGGTATCGCACGGGGCCTCAGGCGTGATGTCGCATTATGTGTTTGGGGCGCGCACGGCAGCGGCTCCGGTCTTTATGGGATTCCTGTTTCTCTTTTTTTCTTTGGGACTGGGGCGGGAACGCAGCCTGGCAGTTCTGAGTCTGCTGCCTATGCCTGTTCTGGGGGCCTTGCTGCTCTTTGCCGGGCTCGCCATGCTCTCCTTCTGGAAAAACCTCCAGACCGGCTCCGAACGGGCAGTTGCCCTGACCGTGGTGGGGGTGGCGGTGCTTACCCAGGGACTGCCCTGGGCTCTCTTGGCTGGAATCTTCCTGGATCTGATTCTCAGAAAACAGGACATATAA